From a single Cetobacterium somerae ATCC BAA-474 genomic region:
- a CDS encoding sulfatase-like hydrolase/transferase: MKKNLVFITTDHQRADTIGMIQNGKEVTPNLNRLASEGFDFKRAYTTCPLCVPARTALATGRFPTKNSVVINDLKNIPEITRNSKTIHEYLFESGYDVSHFGMQHITLKPSLEDRVKFKKFLTDDDYEKICKRENIPLFGVVEDRVKVSERHGDIYEDRQYTGSRVSLFEKSENLFRDRFYIDNALNYLESETFENPIGMFINIWAPHPPFRVLKELMDRFPDPELPENINEICEGEPPKRREGIAAQLAEEKDLEHWKDVWRAYLGLTNYADELIGEIIQKLKEKGEYENTMFVFTADHGDHLGQHKMFQKMEMYEQSINVPLIIKMPEKNGIKIETVVSHLDILPTVLENLNLESKEIFVGENILNSEVQKKHRYAYSQYSGNQVAIGDIRRSVVDKEFKYIYDPRDLEELFYLKKDPLEMKNEVDNIEYKEVKKNLKNQLSLFLKEQNDWINII; the protein is encoded by the coding sequence GTGAAGAAAAATTTAGTTTTTATAACAACAGATCATCAAAGAGCAGATACTATTGGGATGATACAAAATGGTAAAGAGGTAACTCCAAATTTAAATAGATTAGCTTCAGAAGGTTTTGATTTTAAAAGAGCTTACACAACATGTCCACTATGTGTTCCTGCTAGAACTGCACTAGCAACAGGAAGATTTCCAACTAAAAATAGTGTGGTAATAAATGATTTAAAAAACATACCAGAAATAACAAGAAACAGTAAAACAATTCACGAGTATCTATTTGAAAGTGGATATGATGTAAGTCATTTTGGAATGCAACATATAACTTTAAAACCATCTTTAGAAGATAGAGTTAAATTTAAAAAATTTTTAACAGATGATGACTATGAAAAAATATGTAAAAGAGAGAATATCCCACTATTTGGAGTCGTTGAAGATAGAGTTAAAGTTAGTGAAAGACATGGAGATATATATGAAGATAGACAGTATACAGGTTCTAGAGTTTCACTTTTTGAAAAATCTGAAAATCTATTTAGAGATAGGTTTTATATTGATAACGCCCTTAATTATTTAGAAAGTGAAACTTTTGAAAATCCTATAGGGATGTTTATAAATATATGGGCTCCTCATCCACCTTTTAGAGTACTAAAAGAACTTATGGATAGATTCCCAGACCCAGAACTTCCTGAAAATATAAATGAAATATGTGAAGGTGAACCACCTAAAAGAAGAGAGGGGATAGCAGCACAACTAGCTGAAGAGAAAGATTTAGAGCATTGGAAAGATGTTTGGAGAGCATATTTAGGATTAACCAATTATGCAGATGAATTAATAGGGGAGATAATTCAAAAGTTAAAGGAGAAAGGTGAGTATGAAAATACAATGTTTGTATTTACTGCTGATCATGGGGATCATCTAGGTCAACATAAGATGTTTCAGAAAATGGAGATGTATGAGCAAAGTATAAATGTTCCTTTAATAATAAAAATGCCAGAGAAAAATGGGATAAAGATAGAAACAGTAGTCAGTCATCTAGATATACTTCCAACTGTATTAGAGAATTTAAATTTAGAAAGTAAAGAGATCTTTGTTGGAGAAAATATCTTAAATAGTGAGGTTCAAAAAAAGCATAGATATGCTTACAGTCAATATTCAGGAAATCAAGTGGCTATTGGTGATATAAGAAGATCAGTAGTAGATAAGGAGTTTAAATACATATATGATCCTAGAGATTTAGAAGAGTTATTTTATTTGAAAAAGGATCCTTTAGAGATGAAAAATGAGGTTGATAATATAGAGTATAAAGAGGTAAAGAAAAATTTAAAAAATCAATTGTCTCTATTTTTAAAAGAGCAAAATGATTGGATAAATATTATATAA
- a CDS encoding polysaccharide lyase 8 family protein, translating to MKKKIMLMLLLSVCIVEANEKKIIKENSNKEIVANVSSVSQSEKEDFKNMRLKWAEFLTGKESLELESPKVKKDTINTLNNMGKKNLENYNYNEARMSIYSDLEDMKSGVQIQTTYERLKNLSKAYVVPGTDFYKDEKIKKEILDSLEWLHRNAYYEGAPEYGNWWQWELGIPKNINEIVAIMYDEIPVENRMKYLKASQYFQPYAKYSGYSPSAKYSSSPELRVSTGGNRMDTSIISFTRGFLMEDKEQVLDGVSAVADVGEYVTTGDGFYKDSSFVQHGNIAYNGTYASVLFNGLGSILYLTSGTQYEMKDERLNNIYDSIIDGYSFLLINGGVTDAVSGRSISRDGSNELERGRGIVTSVAMISEGAPEPYKTKIRKLVKKALDENISYKTTEKIYNLKLKEIMKDIEINEKYEKISEPKSKVFWGMDRVVHLGPKNIKFVIGMYSSRIGNYETMNGENKKGWYTGDGVTYIYGENSDKSKEFWPTVDMYHLPGVTASINERRDGSGERRHKVKMSPKSFVGGVTTGEVTLAAMDFLSWNNQTSGKKSWFLIDNTMFAMGSNINSSDGEIHTTIDSRITDGESFKYTVLSDEEVVTKKESRVGNWKNIGGKSDAPIEVEYITTYINHGKNPKNAGYLYSVGLDEISKNDIVVLSQNDKAHGIKIKDYIGINFWQDNQHKVDKYKSFSTLSLLALEKGNTLELWVSDPTQLSNVMSVLEIDGAYKLVETTDKNLKIRTEKNKTILKIDNIRSGETKYIQLKK from the coding sequence TTGAAAAAGAAGATAATGTTAATGCTACTTCTATCTGTTTGTATAGTTGAAGCAAATGAAAAGAAGATAATTAAAGAAAATTCAAATAAAGAAATAGTTGCAAATGTATCAAGTGTATCTCAAAGTGAAAAAGAAGATTTTAAAAATATGAGATTAAAATGGGCAGAGTTTTTAACAGGGAAAGAGAGTTTAGAATTAGAAAGTCCAAAAGTAAAAAAAGATACAATTAATACTTTGAATAACATGGGAAAAAAGAATTTAGAAAACTACAATTATAATGAAGCAAGAATGTCAATATACTCAGATTTAGAGGATATGAAAAGTGGAGTTCAAATTCAAACAACTTATGAAAGATTAAAAAACTTAAGTAAAGCTTATGTAGTTCCAGGAACAGACTTCTACAAAGACGAGAAAATTAAAAAAGAAATTTTGGATTCTTTAGAGTGGCTTCATAGAAATGCATATTATGAAGGAGCTCCAGAGTATGGAAACTGGTGGCAATGGGAGCTTGGAATACCAAAAAATATAAATGAAATAGTGGCAATTATGTATGATGAAATTCCAGTAGAAAATAGAATGAAATATTTAAAAGCATCCCAGTATTTTCAACCTTATGCAAAATATTCAGGATATAGTCCATCTGCAAAATACTCATCATCACCAGAGTTAAGAGTCTCAACAGGTGGAAATAGAATGGATACATCAATAATATCTTTTACACGTGGATTTTTAATGGAAGATAAAGAGCAAGTTTTAGATGGGGTTTCAGCAGTTGCAGATGTTGGAGAGTATGTTACTACAGGAGATGGATTTTATAAAGATTCATCTTTTGTACAACATGGAAACATCGCTTATAATGGAACATATGCTTCAGTATTGTTTAATGGATTAGGTTCAATTTTATACCTTACATCAGGTACACAATATGAAATGAAAGATGAGAGATTAAACAATATATATGATTCTATAATTGATGGATATTCATTTTTACTTATAAATGGTGGAGTTACAGATGCAGTTAGTGGAAGATCGATTTCAAGAGATGGAAGCAATGAACTTGAAAGAGGTAGAGGAATTGTAACATCAGTAGCTATGATATCAGAGGGAGCTCCTGAACCATATAAAACTAAGATAAGAAAACTTGTAAAGAAAGCTTTAGATGAAAATATATCTTATAAGACAACTGAAAAAATATACAATTTAAAGTTAAAAGAGATAATGAAAGATATAGAAATAAATGAGAAGTATGAAAAAATAAGTGAACCAAAAAGTAAAGTTTTTTGGGGAATGGATAGAGTAGTTCATTTGGGACCAAAAAATATAAAGTTTGTTATAGGAATGTATTCATCTAGAATTGGAAATTATGAAACAATGAATGGAGAAAATAAAAAGGGATGGTACACAGGAGATGGAGTTACATATATCTATGGTGAAAATTCAGATAAATCTAAAGAGTTTTGGCCAACAGTTGATATGTATCACCTTCCAGGAGTAACAGCTAGTATAAATGAAAGAAGAGATGGATCTGGAGAGAGAAGACATAAAGTTAAGATGAGTCCTAAATCTTTTGTAGGAGGAGTGACAACAGGTGAGGTAACTTTAGCAGCTATGGATTTTCTTTCATGGAATAATCAAACTTCAGGTAAAAAATCATGGTTTTTAATAGATAATACAATGTTTGCAATGGGATCTAATATTAACAGTTCAGATGGTGAAATACACACTACTATTGATAGCAGAATTACAGATGGTGAAAGCTTTAAATATACAGTATTATCAGATGAAGAGGTAGTAACAAAAAAAGAGTCTAGAGTAGGAAATTGGAAAAATATAGGTGGAAAAAGTGACGCTCCAATAGAAGTTGAATATATAACAACTTATATAAATCATGGTAAAAATCCTAAAAATGCAGGTTATTTGTACAGTGTAGGTTTAGACGAAATATCTAAAAATGATATTGTAGTATTATCTCAAAATGATAAAGCTCATGGAATAAAGATTAAAGATTATATTGGAATAAACTTTTGGCAAGATAATCAACATAAAGTTGATAAATATAAGAGTTTTAGTACACTGTCGTTATTAGCTTTAGAAAAAGGTAATACATTGGAGCTTTGGGTAAGTGATCCAACTCAACTTTCAAATGTAATGTCTGTTTTAGAGATAGATGGTGCTTATAAACTAGTTGAAACTACTGATAAAAATTTAAAAATAAGAACAGAAAAAAATAAAACTATTTTAAAAATAGATAATATTAGAAGTGGTGAAACAAAATATATACAACTAAAAAAATAA
- a CDS encoding autotransporter outer membrane beta-barrel domain-containing protein — MKAKEKMVLLGIFLLFSSKSLVSYSNFTVIENNKDLVKDTGNAIQAYENQNKINNATLTISGNATGMVASREPSIVENRGTIVVNGGTAKAMQSTGVGAKGINNGIINHSGDGAKASNAMFSQNGGYIENGKLGVINISGKDSSGMLIQGVKDEVNSQGINKGIINVSYGKGDGESSVNGVKVSASGIGINEGTINLQTNNTVGFLVSGENAQGINETTGVINVSGNNSVGIKVSESSKKNPIAENKGIINVTAGAGTVGMQAFGIGTQGINSGIINHEGDGVNISNAILSQNGGYVENTETGIINISGKDSSGMMVQGVNEGINSKAINKGTINVSYGAPTEKTGQVNGIKVSANGIGKNEGTINLQTNNTVGFLVSGENAQGINETTGVINVSGNSSSGMLISAKGQGINNGNIYVSGKQYTSGMKVDGVGSTGINNGVIIHEGDGQTSNAMLAQTGGYIENNRLIQVSAVNTSGMAADKEGSSLKNLGDILVLNKAKGIKLSGGATGTSSGKIVVEEGIGISIETGAKGENLGDISITGNSSSGISISGAGQGVNAGNIYVSGKQYTAGIKADGLGSVGINNGTIIHEGDGQTSNAVLAQGGATVENNGLIQTSGINTSAMSATGADSKVLNNENGKITVFDKALGMKIEKNGYGENLGVISNNSTGIGMDIRLESSGKNSGLIENYSVSSGVKVAGQFVNTGEIKNYNFGNAVLVSNGTFVNEGGVIDGGYGVAIRSEVLRLKDPITEKYYDAPTNNNVVLKGGKVKGDILGGVGIDALFFQGDNNLSDIRIENYEILSATGGNSKIDNSFIDLEYNQGNQAYFDENKNKLENDGIITADKGKLEISNSTLVVDFKNSLTDKTLENSIISADKLVLNGDVSFSFISGDGRNEFNLSEAFGGVDIELGENANIKSSVIWDYEVKDGNIIAKKNSYENILTTSKLSKFVTLLEGDRIEKSALEAKNIDKSLIYAVSDAEQLQTAGEFTSAMKQLSGGVYGYMADIASINSRTLSKRMMDRVNQSDFTRERATNSSTQDVIYMDNNHRINGLMDVSYIEHGILGVTEKQIENNAKLGLIYGGSNGKVKFEGGEYGSADLNNIYVGGYYNYKFTDRFSLTSNARITNSFNSLKRTVNYGNTYGSFDSTFPTYGFGLGTVAAYNVLKDDYKFGVYGGIDWTKIVQGNITEDPLPTNKPQNELAINSKGTVDEEFYDSVVPKAGILLEKTGYLFGKKYVVGGNFEYETELGNIKDGKVLKLQGLSEKHRIETTKMENMLSYNIFASLNLTEDFSLLGSYTSTKSKEYDSDSLTVGGKYKFNSVGDVVNTYFDNLSGNKSDRWRGTVNILLEAEDDSDRTYFDMDGNPYPGDYAASTLYVPKLTMSLNDLKSKWSYYFEGYYKDNEMFQGLKTNEAEQHATRVHLEARWNDTFSRGRYGINIAYRNETSEKPQNYGKKGFREVKRGVHQIRLTPNFIYNLGNGFALNGSSTNIYEYNYIGDKEGQGDFIMENQGGIDYSGLMPRAFMRLNLFREDTWHDHNNATERKRLTQIRPTFRYFFGNGAYTQLEARFPIYNGGYSNDTRTQIIKSENYETRYSLKYIQPLAPGLTGTIGATLLTIKAKNKATGNENRYHSFRPMVGVSYSF, encoded by the coding sequence ATGAAAGCGAAAGAGAAAATGGTATTGTTAGGAATCTTTCTATTGTTTTCTAGCAAGAGTTTAGTGAGTTATTCAAATTTTACTGTAATTGAAAATAATAAAGATTTAGTAAAAGATACGGGAAACGCTATACAAGCATATGAAAACCAAAATAAAATTAATAATGCAACGCTAACGATAAGTGGAAATGCAACGGGTATGGTTGCATCTAGAGAGCCATCAATAGTTGAAAATAGAGGAACTATTGTTGTCAATGGAGGAACGGCAAAAGCAATGCAGTCAACTGGAGTAGGAGCTAAAGGAATAAATAATGGAATCATAAATCACTCAGGTGATGGAGCAAAGGCTTCGAATGCTATGTTTAGTCAAAATGGCGGATATATAGAAAACGGTAAATTAGGAGTAATAAATATATCAGGAAAAGATTCTTCAGGAATGTTAATTCAGGGGGTAAAAGATGAAGTAAACTCTCAAGGGATAAATAAGGGGATAATAAATGTATCTTATGGAAAAGGAGATGGAGAAAGTTCAGTAAACGGAGTAAAAGTTTCTGCCAGCGGTATTGGAATAAATGAAGGAACAATAAATTTGCAAACTAATAATACAGTTGGATTTTTAGTATCAGGAGAAAATGCTCAAGGAATAAATGAAACAACAGGAGTAATAAATGTATCAGGAAATAATTCTGTTGGAATAAAGGTAAGCGAATCATCTAAAAAGAATCCAATAGCAGAAAATAAAGGGATAATAAATGTTACAGCTGGAGCAGGTACTGTTGGAATGCAAGCTTTTGGAATAGGAACTCAAGGGATAAATAGTGGAATAATAAACCATGAAGGAGATGGAGTTAATATTTCAAATGCAATACTATCGCAAAATGGTGGATATGTAGAAAACACTGAAACAGGAATAATAAATATATCAGGAAAAGACTCATCAGGAATGATGGTTCAAGGAGTAAATGAAGGAATAAATTCTAAAGCAATAAATAAAGGAACGATAAATGTATCTTATGGAGCTCCCACTGAAAAAACGGGACAGGTAAATGGGATAAAAGTCTCAGCAAATGGAATAGGAAAAAATGAGGGAACAATAAATTTACAAACTAATAATACAGTTGGATTTTTAGTATCAGGAGAAAATGCTCAAGGAATAAATGAAACAACAGGAGTAATAAATGTATCAGGAAATTCTTCTTCAGGAATGCTTATCTCAGCAAAAGGACAAGGAATAAATAATGGAAATATCTATGTTTCAGGAAAGCAGTATACATCAGGAATGAAAGTAGATGGAGTAGGAAGTACAGGAATAAATAATGGAGTAATAATTCATGAGGGAGATGGTCAAACATCAAACGCAATGTTAGCTCAAACAGGAGGATACATTGAAAATAACAGATTGATTCAAGTATCAGCGGTAAATACATCGGGAATGGCAGCTGATAAAGAAGGTTCATCACTGAAGAATTTAGGAGATATTTTAGTTTTAAATAAAGCAAAAGGGATAAAATTAAGTGGTGGAGCGACTGGAACAAGTAGTGGAAAGATAGTCGTAGAAGAGGGAATAGGAATTTCAATTGAAACAGGAGCAAAAGGAGAAAATCTAGGAGATATCTCTATAACAGGAAACTCTTCATCTGGAATCTCAATATCAGGAGCAGGTCAGGGAGTAAATGCAGGAAATATCTATGTTTCAGGAAAACAATATACAGCTGGTATAAAGGCAGATGGATTAGGAAGTGTAGGGATAAATAACGGAACAATAATTCATGAGGGAGATGGTCAAACATCAAATGCAGTTTTAGCTCAAGGTGGAGCAACTGTTGAAAATAATGGTTTAATCCAAACTTCAGGTATAAATACATCAGCTATGAGTGCAACTGGAGCAGATAGTAAAGTTTTAAATAATGAAAATGGAAAAATAACAGTATTTGATAAAGCTTTAGGGATGAAAATAGAAAAAAATGGATATGGTGAAAACTTAGGAGTTATATCTAATAATAGTACTGGGATAGGAATGGATATAAGATTAGAATCATCAGGAAAAAATAGTGGTTTAATAGAAAATTACTCTGTAAGTTCAGGAGTTAAAGTAGCTGGGCAGTTTGTAAATACAGGGGAAATTAAAAACTATAACTTTGGAAATGCAGTTTTAGTTAGTAATGGAACATTTGTAAATGAAGGTGGAGTAATAGATGGTGGATATGGTGTAGCCATAAGATCAGAAGTTCTTAGATTAAAAGATCCTATAACTGAAAAATATTATGATGCTCCAACGAATAATAACGTGGTATTAAAAGGTGGAAAAGTAAAGGGAGATATTTTAGGTGGAGTAGGAATAGATGCCTTGTTTTTCCAAGGAGATAATAATTTATCAGATATAAGAATAGAGAATTATGAGATTTTATCAGCAACAGGTGGAAATAGCAAAATAGATAACTCTTTTATAGATTTAGAATATAACCAAGGAAATCAAGCTTACTTTGATGAGAATAAAAATAAACTTGAAAATGATGGAATTATAACAGCAGATAAAGGAAAATTGGAAATCTCTAACAGTACATTAGTTGTAGATTTTAAAAATTCTTTAACTGATAAAACTTTAGAAAATTCAATAATTTCAGCAGATAAATTAGTTTTAAATGGAGATGTGAGTTTCTCTTTTATATCTGGAGATGGAAGAAACGAGTTTAACTTATCAGAAGCTTTTGGTGGAGTGGATATTGAGTTAGGTGAAAATGCGAATATAAAATCATCTGTAATTTGGGATTATGAAGTAAAAGATGGAAATATAATAGCTAAGAAAAACAGTTATGAAAATATATTAACAACATCTAAATTATCTAAATTTGTTACTTTATTAGAAGGAGATAGAATTGAAAAGAGTGCTTTAGAAGCTAAAAATATAGACAAGTCATTAATCTATGCTGTTTCTGATGCAGAACAACTTCAAACAGCAGGAGAGTTTACAAGTGCTATGAAACAACTTTCAGGTGGAGTTTATGGATATATGGCTGATATAGCTTCTATAAATTCAAGAACTCTATCAAAAAGAATGATGGATAGAGTAAATCAAAGTGATTTTACTAGAGAAAGAGCAACAAACTCATCAACACAAGATGTAATATATATGGATAATAATCATAGAATTAATGGATTAATGGATGTTTCATATATAGAGCATGGAATTTTAGGAGTTACAGAAAAGCAGATTGAAAATAATGCTAAGTTAGGTTTGATATATGGAGGATCTAATGGAAAGGTTAAGTTTGAAGGTGGAGAATATGGAAGTGCAGATTTAAATAATATCTATGTAGGAGGATATTATAACTATAAGTTTACAGATAGATTTTCTTTGACTTCAAATGCTAGAATAACAAATTCATTTAACTCTTTAAAAAGAACAGTAAATTATGGAAATACTTATGGAAGTTTTGATTCAACTTTCCCAACATATGGATTTGGATTAGGAACTGTAGCTGCATATAATGTTTTAAAAGATGATTATAAATTTGGAGTTTATGGAGGGATAGATTGGACTAAAATAGTTCAAGGGAATATAACAGAAGATCCGTTGCCAACAAATAAACCACAAAATGAGTTAGCTATAAATAGTAAAGGAACTGTAGACGAAGAGTTTTATGATTCTGTTGTTCCAAAGGCTGGAATTCTTTTAGAGAAAACAGGATATTTATTTGGAAAAAAATATGTTGTTGGTGGAAATTTTGAATATGAAACAGAATTGGGAAATATAAAAGATGGAAAAGTATTAAAACTTCAAGGGTTATCAGAAAAGCATAGAATAGAAACGACAAAAATGGAAAATATGTTATCATACAATATTTTTGCATCATTAAATTTAACTGAGGATTTCTCTCTTTTAGGAAGTTATACTTCTACAAAATCAAAAGAATATGATTCAGATAGTTTAACTGTAGGTGGAAAATATAAATTTAACTCTGTAGGAGATGTTGTGAATACATATTTCGATAATCTATCTGGAAATAAGAGTGATAGATGGAGAGGAACAGTTAATATTTTATTAGAAGCAGAGGATGATTCAGATAGGACATATTTTGATATGGATGGTAATCCATATCCAGGTGATTATGCTGCATCTACATTATATGTTCCAAAATTAACTATGAGTTTAAATGATTTAAAATCAAAATGGTCTTATTACTTTGAAGGATATTATAAAGATAATGAAATGTTCCAAGGGTTAAAAACAAATGAAGCGGAACAACATGCAACAAGAGTTCACTTAGAAGCTAGATGGAATGATACCTTCTCTAGAGGAAGATATGGAATCAATATTGCATATAGAAATGAAACGAGTGAAAAACCACAAAATTATGGTAAAAAAGGTTTTAGAGAGGTAAAAAGAGGAGTTCACCAAATTAGACTTACTCCAAACTTTATATATAATTTGGGTAATGGATTTGCTTTAAATGGAAGTTCTACAAATATATATGAATATAATTATATTGGAGATAAAGAGGGACAAGGAGACTTCATAATGGAGAATCAAGGTGGAATAGATTATTCTGGACTTATGCCAAGAGCATTTATGAGATTAAATCTATTTAGAGAGGATACGTGGCATGATCATAACAATGCTACAGAAAGAAAAAGACTAACTCAGATTAGACCGACATTTAGATATTTCTTTGGAAATGGAGCTTATACTCAGTTAGAAGCAAGATTCCCTATATATAATGGTGGATACTCTAATGACACAAGAACTCAGATAATAAAATCTGAAAATTATGAAACAAGATATAGTCTAAAGTATATCCAACCTTTAGCACCAGGGCTTACAGGAACAATAGGAGCTACACTATTAACAATAAAAGCTAAAAATAAAGCAACAGGTAATGAAAATAGATATCACTCATTTAGACCAATGGTTGGAGTAAGTTATAGCTTTTAA
- a CDS encoding lactate utilization protein yields MKEIKKNIRKSQILELIDTLSKKNYTPIYADNIVEARDIVLNLIPHGSSIALGGSVTINELNLIEPFKSNNYKLFDRYNQPDWPSTVECMRQGLLADYFVTSTNAITKNGELIQMDSGGNRVASLLYGPKNAIVICGINKLVDTCQDGLNRIQEFVGPLNSKRINHKTPCNISGKCENCNTKQRICNFTTIVKSGERVDGKTFIVIINEEVGY; encoded by the coding sequence ATGAAAGAAATTAAAAAAAATATTCGAAAGAGTCAAATTTTAGAATTAATTGATACTCTTTCTAAAAAAAATTACACTCCAATCTATGCAGATAACATAGTTGAAGCTCGTGATATTGTTCTAAACTTAATACCACACGGATCATCTATTGCATTAGGTGGCTCTGTTACTATCAACGAATTAAATTTAATTGAACCTTTTAAAAGCAACAATTATAAATTATTCGACAGATATAACCAACCTGATTGGCCTTCCACTGTTGAATGTATGCGACAAGGATTACTTGCAGATTATTTTGTTACAAGTACTAACGCTATTACTAAAAACGGAGAACTTATTCAAATGGATTCTGGAGGAAATCGAGTTGCTAGCTTACTTTACGGACCTAAAAATGCCATTGTTATTTGTGGAATCAACAAACTTGTTGATACATGCCAAGATGGATTAAATAGAATTCAAGAGTTTGTTGGACCATTAAATTCAAAAAGAATTAACCATAAAACTCCTTGTAACATCTCTGGAAAATGTGAAAACTGCAATACAAAACAAAGAATCTGTAATTTTACTACTATTGTAAAATCTGGAGAAAGAGTTGATGGTAAAACTTTTATTGTAATTATCAATGAGGAGGTTGGATATTAA